A window of the Bradyrhizobium diazoefficiens genome harbors these coding sequences:
- a CDS encoding DUF4337 domain-containing protein, with amino-acid sequence MSAHESMEHAEHAEHASGENKKIALLIAVLALFLAISETLGKGAQTESISKNVEASNLWAFFQAKSIRRTVVQTAADQGKLTLGAATDDAMKAAVQKQIDDWQKTAARYRSEPETGEGTEQLAEKAKEAEHVRDEATAKYHHFELASAAFQIGIVLASATIITGMLPLAWVAGLLTLAGLGMTVLGAWWPHLLHLHG; translated from the coding sequence ATGAGCGCACACGAAAGCATGGAGCACGCCGAGCATGCCGAGCATGCATCCGGCGAGAACAAGAAGATCGCCCTTCTGATCGCGGTGCTGGCGCTGTTCCTGGCGATCTCGGAAACGCTCGGCAAGGGCGCCCAGACCGAGTCGATCAGCAAGAACGTCGAGGCCTCCAATCTCTGGGCATTCTTCCAGGCCAAGAGCATTCGCCGCACGGTGGTCCAGACCGCCGCCGACCAGGGCAAGCTGACATTGGGCGCCGCCACCGACGACGCCATGAAGGCCGCCGTGCAGAAGCAGATCGACGACTGGCAGAAGACGGCGGCGCGCTACCGCTCCGAGCCCGAGACCGGCGAAGGCACCGAGCAGCTCGCCGAGAAGGCCAAGGAAGCCGAGCACGTGCGCGACGAGGCGACCGCGAAATATCATCACTTCGAGCTGGCGTCGGCCGCGTTCCAGATCGGCATCGTGCTGGCGTCGGCCACCATCATCACCGGCATGCTGCCGCTCGCCTGGGTCGCCGGCCTGTTGACGCTCGCCGGACTCGGCATGACCGTGCTCGGCGCATGGTGGCCGCATTTGTTGCATCTGCACGGGTAG
- a CDS encoding tyrosine recombinase XerC translates to MSKAAAPPIELASADPSIAQEMARWLAHLGAERRLSPKTLEAYGRDLRQCLDFLCRHWGERVTLARFASLEATDVRAFMAMRRADDIAGRSLMRALAGLRSFGRFLEREGKGKVGALSAIRAPKVAKTLPKPLPMASAKRLADADERAGEDRETWILARDAAVMALLYGSGLRISEALGLKRREVPKAGEGDVLIVTGKGNKTRMVPVLQNVLALVQEYVAMCPHALPPEGPIFVGARGGPLSPRIIQLAMERLRGALGLPDSATPHALRHSFATHLLSRGGDLRAIQELLGHSSLSTTQIYTGIDSERLLEVYASAHPRR, encoded by the coding sequence ATGAGCAAAGCGGCCGCCCCTCCAATCGAGCTCGCCAGCGCCGATCCCTCGATCGCGCAGGAGATGGCGCGCTGGCTGGCGCATCTCGGCGCCGAGCGGCGGCTGTCGCCGAAGACTCTGGAGGCCTATGGCCGCGACTTGCGGCAGTGCCTAGATTTCCTCTGCCGTCATTGGGGCGAACGCGTCACGCTAGCCCGTTTTGCGTCACTGGAAGCCACCGATGTCCGCGCCTTCATGGCGATGCGCCGTGCCGACGATATTGCCGGCCGTTCCCTGATGCGCGCGCTGGCGGGCCTGCGCTCGTTCGGCCGCTTCCTCGAGCGCGAAGGCAAAGGCAAGGTCGGAGCACTCTCCGCAATCCGCGCGCCGAAAGTCGCAAAAACCTTGCCGAAGCCGTTGCCGATGGCATCGGCAAAACGCCTGGCCGACGCCGACGAGCGCGCCGGTGAAGACCGCGAGACCTGGATTTTGGCACGCGACGCCGCCGTGATGGCCCTGCTCTATGGCTCGGGCTTGCGCATCTCCGAGGCCCTCGGCCTGAAGCGCCGCGAGGTGCCGAAGGCAGGCGAAGGCGACGTGCTCATCGTCACCGGCAAAGGCAACAAGACGCGCATGGTGCCGGTGCTGCAAAACGTGCTCGCGCTGGTGCAGGAATATGTCGCGATGTGCCCGCACGCGCTGCCGCCGGAAGGACCGATCTTCGTCGGCGCGCGCGGCGGTCCGCTCAGCCCGCGCATCATCCAGCTCGCAATGGAGCGTCTGCGCGGCGCGCTCGGGCTACCCGACAGCGCTACGCCGCATGCGCTGCGACACTCTTTCGCCACGCATCTGCTGTCGCGCGGCGGCGATCTGCGCGCGATCCAGGAATTGCTCGGCCATTCCTCACTCTCGACCACGCAGATCTATACCGGCATCGATTCCGAACGGCTGCTGGAAGTCTATGCAAGCGCGCATCCGCGCCGTTGA
- a CDS encoding primosomal protein N': protein MDHSSRTTTALANATRMVDVLVPVALDQTYSYKVPRGMELKAGDLVGVPLGPREVLAVVWAENANPDPRLHNRLKEVNEKLDLPPLKDELRAVVDWVANYTLSPRGMVLRMCLRMGENLGPERVRAGVRLVGDPPKRLTPARQRLMEVLSDRLLHGKSEAAKEAGVSAGVIDGLVDEGTLTVEPMPPPPPPPAPDPDFGRPDFSPQQRAGVDAMRALAANGSFHVALLDGVTGSGKTEVYFEAIAESIRRGKQTLILMPEIALTGQFLDRFAQRFGVRPIEWHSELTPRTRARNWAAISEGTAPVVVGARSALFLPYANLGLIVVDEEHDQAYKQDEGVHYHARDMAVVRAHIAKIPIVLASATPSVESEVNARKNRYQRIALPSRFGGQHMPHIEAIDMRREPPARGRFISPRLAGEIRKAIEKREQALLFLNRRGYAPLTLCRACGHRFACTICDAWLVDHRFRQRLVCHHCGFSMPRPHTCPHCAAEESLVAVGPGVERLQEEAAALFPDARTMVLSSDLITSIETMRSELAEIAEGRVDIIIGTQLVAKGHNFPRLNLVGVVDADLGLSNGDPRAAERTWQLLNQVIGRAGREQGRGVGYLQTHQPDHPVMKALIACDREAFYDSEIDLRERTLYPPFGRLASLIISAGDRPSAEGLGRRLVALAPRDERVVVLGPAEAPLAVIKGRYRFRILVKSARGFDLSDYLRNWLAVCPKPKGNQKLEVDVDPQSFL from the coding sequence ATGGATCATTCGTCGCGCACCACGACCGCCCTCGCCAACGCGACCCGCATGGTCGACGTGCTGGTGCCGGTCGCGCTCGACCAGACCTATTCCTACAAGGTGCCGCGCGGCATGGAGCTGAAGGCCGGCGATCTCGTCGGCGTGCCGCTCGGGCCCCGCGAGGTGCTCGCCGTGGTCTGGGCGGAAAACGCCAATCCCGATCCGCGCCTGCACAACCGCCTCAAGGAGGTCAACGAAAAGCTCGATCTTCCGCCGCTGAAGGATGAGCTGCGCGCGGTCGTGGACTGGGTCGCCAATTACACGCTGAGCCCGCGCGGCATGGTGCTGCGCATGTGCCTGCGCATGGGCGAGAACCTCGGTCCCGAGCGGGTCCGTGCCGGTGTGCGCCTGGTCGGAGATCCCCCGAAACGACTGACGCCGGCGCGCCAGCGCCTGATGGAGGTGCTGTCGGATCGGCTGCTGCACGGCAAATCGGAGGCCGCTAAGGAAGCGGGCGTCTCGGCCGGCGTGATCGACGGCCTCGTCGATGAAGGCACGCTGACGGTCGAGCCGATGCCGCCGCCGCCTCCGCCACCGGCGCCCGATCCGGATTTCGGCCGGCCGGATTTTTCGCCGCAGCAGCGTGCCGGCGTCGATGCGATGCGCGCGCTCGCGGCCAACGGCAGCTTCCACGTCGCGTTGCTCGACGGTGTCACCGGCTCAGGCAAGACCGAGGTCTATTTCGAGGCGATTGCGGAATCGATCCGCCGCGGCAAGCAGACGCTGATCCTGATGCCGGAGATCGCGCTGACCGGCCAGTTCCTCGACCGCTTCGCGCAGCGTTTTGGCGTGCGGCCGATCGAGTGGCACTCAGAGCTCACGCCGCGCACCCGCGCGCGCAATTGGGCGGCGATCTCGGAAGGCACCGCGCCGGTCGTGGTCGGCGCGCGTTCGGCGCTGTTTCTGCCCTATGCCAATCTCGGCCTCATCGTGGTCGATGAAGAGCACGACCAAGCCTACAAGCAGGACGAAGGCGTGCATTATCACGCCCGCGACATGGCGGTGGTGCGCGCGCATATCGCCAAGATCCCGATCGTGCTGGCGTCCGCAACGCCGTCGGTCGAGTCCGAGGTCAATGCGCGCAAGAACCGCTATCAGCGCATCGCGCTGCCGTCGCGCTTCGGCGGTCAGCACATGCCGCATATCGAGGCGATCGACATGCGCCGCGAGCCGCCGGCGCGCGGCCGGTTCATCTCGCCGCGGTTGGCCGGCGAGATCAGAAAGGCGATCGAAAAGCGCGAGCAGGCGCTGCTGTTCCTCAATCGCCGCGGCTATGCGCCGCTGACACTCTGCCGCGCCTGCGGCCATCGCTTCGCCTGCACCATCTGCGACGCCTGGCTGGTGGATCATCGCTTTCGCCAGCGCCTGGTCTGCCATCATTGCGGCTTCTCGATGCCGCGTCCGCACACGTGCCCGCATTGCGCGGCGGAGGAATCGCTGGTTGCGGTCGGCCCCGGCGTCGAGCGCTTGCAGGAGGAGGCGGCCGCGCTGTTCCCGGACGCGCGCACCATGGTGCTGTCGAGCGACCTCATCACCTCGATCGAGACGATGCGCAGCGAGCTAGCCGAGATCGCGGAGGGCCGTGTCGATATCATCATCGGCACGCAGCTCGTCGCCAAGGGCCACAATTTCCCGCGGCTCAATCTGGTTGGCGTGGTCGATGCGGATCTGGGCTTAAGCAATGGCGATCCGCGCGCGGCGGAACGCACCTGGCAATTGCTCAACCAGGTGATCGGCCGCGCCGGACGCGAGCAGGGCCGCGGCGTCGGCTATCTCCAGACCCATCAGCCGGATCATCCCGTGATGAAGGCGCTGATCGCCTGCGACCGCGAGGCCTTCTACGACAGCGAGATCGACCTGCGCGAGCGCACGCTCTATCCGCCATTCGGGCGCCTTGCGAGCCTGATCATTTCCGCGGGCGATCGTCCGAGCGCGGAGGGCCTGGGCCGCCGTCTCGTTGCGCTGGCGCCGCGCGACGAGCGTGTGGTGGTGCTGGGCCCGGCGGAAGCCCCGCTCGCCGTGATCAAGGGCCGCTACCGCTTCCGCATCCTGGTGAAATCGGCGCGCGGTTTCGACCTGTCGGATTATCTGCGGAACTGGCTCGCGGTATGCCCGAAGCCGAAGGGGAATCAGAAGCTCGAGGTCGACGTCGATCCGCAGAGTTTTTTGTAG
- a CDS encoding septal ring lytic transglycosylase RlpA family protein — MLSLKTLGTVTRPRTAIAFVAATLVIGGTATEASAKSRHHHRYSHHHRHHTQEDANATSDWRNANASMTPSSGTGRSFSGMASFYGNESGSRTASGQRFNQNAMTAAHRSLPFGTKLRVTHGGSSVIVTINDRGPFVRGRVLDLSTGAARAIGLTGAGVGRVTAEVVS, encoded by the coding sequence ATGCTGTCTTTGAAGACGCTGGGCACTGTGACCCGGCCGCGTACGGCGATTGCTTTCGTCGCCGCAACTCTCGTCATCGGTGGAACTGCCACCGAAGCTTCCGCAAAATCCAGGCATCACCACCGCTATTCTCACCATCACCGCCACCACACCCAGGAGGATGCCAACGCGACCTCCGATTGGCGCAATGCCAATGCGTCGATGACGCCGTCGTCGGGCACCGGCCGCTCCTTCTCCGGCATGGCCTCGTTCTATGGCAACGAGTCCGGCAGCCGCACCGCGTCGGGCCAGCGCTTCAACCAGAACGCCATGACCGCGGCGCACCGTTCGCTGCCGTTCGGCACCAAGCTGCGCGTCACCCATGGCGGCTCGAGCGTCATCGTCACCATCAATGACCGTGGCCCGTTCGTGCGCGGCCGCGTGCTCGACCTCTCCACCGGCGCTGCCCGCGCCATCGGCCTCACCGGTGCCGGCGTCGGCCGTGTCACCGCGGAAGTCGTCTCCTAA
- a CDS encoding F0F1 ATP synthase subunit delta: MAAEDTSVSGVSGRYATALFELARDQKVVDEVKADLDKFEGLLNESADLKRLVRSPVFAADAQSKALSAVLDKAGIAGISANFLKVLTANRRLFVVGDVIRAYRALVARFKGEATADVTVAEALSDKNLDALKVALKSVTGKDVALNVKIDPSIIGGLVVKLGSRMIDSSLRTKLNSIKHAMKEAG; encoded by the coding sequence GTGGCTGCAGAAGATACGTCCGTTTCAGGTGTGTCCGGCCGTTATGCAACGGCCTTGTTTGAACTGGCCCGCGACCAGAAGGTGGTCGACGAGGTCAAAGCCGATCTCGACAAGTTCGAGGGGCTGCTGAACGAAAGCGCTGATCTCAAGCGCCTCGTCCGCAGTCCGGTTTTCGCGGCTGACGCCCAGTCCAAGGCCCTCTCGGCCGTCCTGGACAAGGCGGGCATCGCCGGCATCTCCGCCAATTTCCTGAAAGTGCTGACCGCCAACCGCCGCCTGTTCGTGGTGGGTGACGTCATCCGCGCCTACCGCGCCCTTGTCGCCAGGTTCAAGGGCGAGGCGACGGCGGATGTCACGGTCGCGGAAGCGCTCTCGGACAAGAATCTCGACGCCCTCAAGGTTGCCCTGAAGTCGGTGACCGGCAAGGACGTCGCGCTCAACGTGAAGATCGATCCCTCGATCATCGGTGGCCTCGTCGTGAAGCTTGGCAGCCGCATGATCGATAGTTCGCTTCGCACCAAACTCAATTCGATCAAGCACGCGATGAAAGAGGCAGGCTGA
- the atpA gene encoding F0F1 ATP synthase subunit alpha: MDIRAAEISAILKDQIKNFGQEAEVSEVGQVLSVGDGIARVYGLDNVQAGEMVEFENGTRGMALNLETDNVGVVIFGADREIKEGQTVKRTRAIVDAPVGKGLLGRVVDALGNPIDGKGPIQADKRMRVDVKAPGIIPRKSVNEPMATGLKAIDALIPIGRGQRELIIGDRQTGKTAIALDTILNQKPLNAQPDENIKLYCVYVAIGQKRSTVAQFVKVLEEQGALEYSIIVAATASDPAPMQYIAPFTGCTMGEYFRDNGMHAVIIYDDLSKQAVAYRQMSLLLRRPPGREAYPGDVFYLHSRLLERAAKLNKDQGSGSLTALPVIETQANDVSAYIPTNVISITDGQIFLETDLFFQGIRPAVNVGLSVSRVGSSAQTKATKKVAGKIKGELAQYREMAAFAQFGSDLDASTQRLLNRGSRLTELLKQPQFSPLKMEEQVCVIWAGTNGYLDPLPVNKVRAFEDGLLSLLRGKNVEILNAIRDSRDLSDDSAAKLKSVVEGFAKSFV, translated from the coding sequence ATGGACATCCGCGCCGCGGAAATTTCCGCGATCCTCAAGGACCAGATCAAGAATTTCGGCCAGGAAGCTGAAGTCTCCGAAGTCGGACAGGTGCTGTCCGTCGGCGACGGTATCGCCCGCGTCTACGGTCTGGACAACGTCCAGGCCGGTGAAATGGTCGAGTTCGAGAACGGCACCCGCGGCATGGCGCTGAACCTCGAAACCGACAACGTCGGCGTCGTTATTTTCGGTGCCGACCGCGAGATCAAGGAAGGCCAGACCGTCAAGCGCACCCGCGCCATCGTGGACGCGCCGGTCGGCAAGGGCCTGCTCGGCCGCGTCGTCGACGCGCTCGGCAACCCGATCGACGGCAAGGGCCCGATCCAGGCCGACAAGCGCATGCGCGTCGACGTCAAGGCGCCCGGCATCATCCCGCGCAAGTCGGTGAACGAGCCGATGGCGACCGGCCTCAAGGCGATCGACGCCCTGATCCCGATCGGCCGCGGTCAGCGCGAGCTGATCATCGGCGACCGCCAGACCGGCAAGACCGCGATCGCGCTCGACACCATCCTGAACCAGAAGCCGCTCAACGCGCAGCCCGACGAGAACATCAAGCTGTACTGCGTCTATGTCGCGATCGGCCAGAAGCGTTCGACCGTTGCCCAGTTCGTCAAGGTGCTGGAAGAGCAGGGCGCGCTGGAATATTCGATCATCGTCGCCGCGACCGCGTCGGATCCCGCGCCGATGCAGTACATCGCGCCCTTCACCGGCTGCACCATGGGCGAGTATTTCCGCGACAACGGCATGCACGCCGTCATCATCTATGACGATCTGTCCAAGCAGGCCGTCGCCTACCGCCAGATGTCGCTGCTGCTGCGCCGCCCGCCGGGCCGCGAAGCTTATCCCGGCGACGTGTTCTATCTGCACTCCCGCCTGCTCGAGCGCGCGGCGAAGCTGAACAAGGACCAGGGCTCGGGCTCGCTGACGGCGCTGCCGGTCATCGAAACCCAGGCCAACGACGTGTCGGCCTACATCCCGACCAACGTCATCTCGATCACCGACGGCCAGATCTTCCTGGAAACCGACCTGTTCTTCCAGGGCATCCGTCCCGCGGTGAACGTCGGTCTGTCGGTGTCGCGCGTCGGCTCCTCGGCGCAGACCAAGGCCACCAAGAAGGTCGCCGGCAAGATCAAGGGCGAGCTGGCGCAGTACCGCGAAATGGCGGCGTTCGCGCAGTTCGGCTCCGACCTCGACGCCTCGACGCAGCGCCTGCTCAATCGCGGCTCGCGCCTCACCGAGCTGCTGAAGCAGCCGCAATTCTCGCCGCTGAAGATGGAAGAGCAGGTCTGCGTGATCTGGGCTGGCACCAACGGCTATCTCGATCCGCTGCCCGTCAACAAGGTGCGCGCGTTCGAAGACGGTCTGTTGTCGCTGCTGCGCGGCAAGAACGTCGAGATCCTCAATGCGATCCGCGACAGCCGTGACCTCTCCGACGACAGTGCCGCCAAGCTGAAGTCGGTGGTCGAAGGCTTCGCGAAGAGCTTCGTGTAA
- a CDS encoding F0F1 ATP synthase subunit gamma, which yields MASLKDMRVRIASTKATQKITKAMQMVAASRLRRAQQAAEAARPYADKMSAVISNIASAAAGSPGAPPLLAGTGRDQVHLLLVCTGERGLSGAFNSSIVRLARERAQALIAQGKEVKFFCVGRKGYEQLRRLFDKQIVEHLDLRGVRQLGFVNAEDIAKKVLARFDAGEFDVCTLFYSRFRSVIAQIPTAQQVIPLVVEAGAAANITSYEYEPEEDEILAGLLPRNLAVQIFRALLENNASFYGAQMSSMDNATRNAGEMIRKQTQIYNRTRQAQITKELIEIISGAEAV from the coding sequence ATGGCGTCACTTAAAGACATGCGGGTTCGCATCGCCTCGACCAAGGCGACGCAGAAGATCACCAAGGCCATGCAGATGGTCGCGGCGTCCAGATTGCGCCGCGCGCAGCAGGCGGCCGAGGCGGCGCGGCCCTATGCCGACAAGATGAGCGCGGTGATTTCCAATATCGCCAGCGCTGCTGCGGGCTCGCCCGGCGCGCCGCCGCTGCTGGCCGGCACCGGCCGCGACCAGGTTCACCTGCTGCTGGTCTGCACCGGCGAGCGCGGCCTGTCCGGCGCTTTCAACTCCTCGATCGTGCGTCTCGCCCGCGAGCGCGCGCAGGCGCTGATCGCGCAGGGCAAGGAAGTGAAATTCTTCTGCGTCGGCCGCAAGGGTTATGAGCAGCTCCGCCGCCTGTTCGACAAGCAGATCGTCGAGCACCTCGACCTGCGCGGCGTTCGCCAGCTCGGCTTCGTCAACGCCGAGGACATTGCCAAGAAGGTTCTGGCGCGCTTCGACGCCGGCGAGTTCGACGTCTGCACGCTGTTCTATTCGCGCTTCCGCTCGGTGATCGCGCAGATCCCGACCGCCCAGCAGGTCATCCCGCTGGTCGTCGAGGCGGGCGCCGCCGCCAACATCACGTCCTACGAATACGAGCCGGAAGAGGACGAGATTCTCGCCGGCCTGCTGCCGCGCAACCTCGCGGTCCAGATCTTCCGCGCGCTGCTGGAAAACAACGCCTCGTTCTACGGCGCGCAGATGAGCTCGATGGACAACGCCACCCGCAACGCCGGCGAAATGATCCGCAAGCAAACCCAGATCTACAACCGAACCCGTCAAGCCCAGATCACCAAGGAGCTGATCGAGATCATCTCCGGCGCCGAGGCGGTCTGA
- the atpD gene encoding F0F1 ATP synthase subunit beta — translation MATAANPVGRVTQVMGAVVDVQFEGHLPAILNSLETKNGNIRLVLEVAQHLGESTVRTIAMDVTEGLVRGQEVTDTGQPISVPVGAGTLGRIMNVIGEPIDEAGPIQSEGNRAIHQEAPTYTDQSTEAEILVTGIKVVDLLAPYAKGGKIGLFGGAGVGKTVLIQELINNVAKAHGGYSVFAGVGERTREGNDLYHEFIESKVNADPHNPDPSVKSKCALVFGQMNEPPGARARVGLTGLTVAEHFRDQGQDVLFFVDNIFRFTQAGSEVSALLGRIPSAVGYQPTLATDMGALQERITTTQKGSITSVQAIYVPADDLTDPAPATSFAHLDATTVLNRAISEKGIYPAVDPLDSTSRMLSPLVVGQEHYDTARQVQQVLQRYKSLQDIIAILGMDELSEEDKLTVARARKIERFLSQPFHVAEVFTGSPGKFVDLADTIKGFRGLCEGKYDHLPEAAFYMVGTIEEAVEKGKKLAAEAA, via the coding sequence ATGGCTACAGCAGCTAACCCGGTCGGTCGCGTCACCCAGGTCATGGGCGCCGTCGTCGACGTTCAGTTCGAGGGCCATCTTCCGGCCATTCTCAATTCGCTGGAAACCAAGAACGGCAATATCCGCCTCGTGCTGGAAGTTGCGCAGCATCTCGGTGAGTCCACCGTGCGCACGATCGCGATGGATGTGACTGAGGGTCTGGTGCGCGGCCAGGAAGTGACCGACACCGGTCAGCCGATCTCGGTTCCGGTCGGCGCCGGTACGCTCGGCCGCATCATGAACGTCATCGGCGAGCCGATCGACGAAGCGGGTCCGATCCAGTCCGAAGGCAACCGCGCCATCCACCAGGAAGCGCCGACCTACACCGACCAGTCGACCGAAGCTGAAATTCTCGTCACCGGCATCAAGGTCGTCGATCTTCTTGCCCCGTATGCGAAGGGCGGCAAGATCGGCCTGTTCGGTGGCGCCGGCGTCGGCAAGACCGTGCTGATTCAGGAGCTGATCAACAACGTCGCCAAGGCGCACGGCGGTTATTCCGTGTTCGCCGGCGTCGGCGAGCGTACCCGCGAGGGCAACGACCTCTATCACGAGTTCATCGAGTCCAAGGTCAACGCCGATCCGCACAATCCGGATCCGAGCGTGAAATCGAAGTGCGCGCTGGTGTTCGGCCAGATGAACGAGCCGCCGGGTGCGCGCGCCCGTGTCGGCCTCACCGGCCTGACCGTCGCCGAGCACTTCCGCGACCAGGGCCAGGACGTGCTGTTCTTCGTCGACAACATCTTCCGCTTCACGCAGGCCGGCTCGGAAGTGTCGGCGCTGCTCGGCCGTATTCCGTCGGCGGTGGGTTATCAGCCGACGCTCGCCACCGACATGGGCGCGCTGCAGGAGCGCATCACCACCACGCAGAAGGGCTCGATCACCTCGGTGCAGGCCATCTACGTTCCGGCCGACGACTTGACCGACCCGGCGCCCGCGACCTCGTTCGCGCATTTGGACGCCACCACCGTGCTGAACCGTGCGATCTCGGAAAAGGGCATCTACCCCGCGGTGGACCCGCTCGACTCGACCTCGCGCATGCTTTCGCCGCTCGTCGTCGGTCAGGAGCACTACGACACCGCGCGTCAGGTCCAGCAGGTGCTGCAGCGCTACAAGTCGTTGCAGGACATCATCGCCATTCTCGGCATGGACGAGCTTTCGGAAGAGGACAAGCTGACGGTGGCCCGCGCCCGCAAGATCGAGCGCTTCCTGTCGCAGCCGTTCCACGTCGCCGAAGTCTTCACCGGCTCGCCCGGCAAGTTCGTCGACCTCGCGGACACCATCAAGGGCTTCCGTGGCCTCTGCGAAGGCAAGTATGACCACCTGCCGGAAGCCGCCTTCTACATGGTCGGCACCATCGAAGAGGCGGTCGAGAAGGGCAAGAAGCTGGCGGCGGAAGCCGCCTGA
- a CDS encoding F0F1 ATP synthase subunit epsilon translates to MATFHFDLVSPEKLAFSGEVDQVDIPGVEGDFGVLAGHAPVVAAIRPGILTVTSGGRHEKIIVLGGLAEVSEKGLTVLADVATSLAELDRARFAETISEMEEGLKEHEGSELDQAIERLDHFKSIQQQLNTTAMH, encoded by the coding sequence ATGGCCACCTTCCACTTCGATCTCGTCTCTCCGGAAAAGCTCGCGTTCTCCGGCGAAGTCGATCAGGTCGACATTCCCGGCGTCGAGGGTGATTTCGGTGTGCTGGCGGGTCATGCGCCGGTTGTGGCAGCGATCCGCCCCGGCATTCTCACCGTCACCTCCGGCGGCAGGCACGAGAAGATCATCGTGCTCGGCGGTCTTGCCGAAGTCTCCGAGAAGGGCCTGACCGTGCTCGCCGACGTCGCGACGTCGCTGGCTGAGCTCGACCGCGCCCGGTTCGCCGAGACCATCTCGGAGATGGAAGAGGGGCTGAAGGAGCACGAAGGCAGCGAGCTCGATCAGGCCATCGAGCGGCTCGATCACTTCAAGAGCATCCAGCAGCAGCTCAACACGACGGCTATGCACTAA
- a CDS encoding adenylate/guanylate cyclase domain-containing protein: MKRKIAAIFAADIAGYSRLVAEDEEETLRRLASYRSVVDDFIAKANGRIFNTAGDAVLAEFPSAVDAVRCAIDIQESLRTRNMAYPPSRQMSFRIGITIGDVVERDGDLLGDGVNIAARLEGLAEVGGICVSRAVHEQVANKLSVQFADIGAQEVKNIPTPVHAYMVAMRREDGTYATPQLKKAAKAEPAPNWMWPLVVGVVSVVAIGVGGFLYFTKLETTQLSSTAAAPSSSPVTAPAPSPTPTIATKAPEPSPTPTQIAAAGATPSLSPPAASGGKIAVDAVPFIGERQRAYLSNEYAAGGDYKAFALNIGGFNGSALNQPNEEAARNAALDQCQKRADAAQSPRRCELYAVGNKVVYSHGSPPMPQQPWVRHDAMTERPFVSKDFPMLRDQARTRVENIYAPAAKSRSVALGPNGQYFMVLGAASVDETTRRSLESCGAIANTACMIVAVDDNFVVPIPTLLKPNGFFHAATNSSIVADARDDVARKLGDGMGWNAVAVGTAGRPGLGLKAADEQTAVNGALADCVKHDSDCHVIAIGPFTVGPTN, from the coding sequence ATGAAACGCAAGATCGCAGCGATCTTTGCAGCCGATATTGCCGGTTACTCGAGGCTGGTCGCCGAAGACGAGGAAGAGACGCTGCGGCGTCTGGCGTCCTATCGCTCTGTCGTTGACGATTTCATCGCAAAAGCGAACGGCCGGATCTTCAACACCGCAGGCGATGCCGTGCTCGCGGAATTCCCGAGCGCGGTCGACGCGGTGCGCTGCGCGATCGACATCCAGGAAAGCTTGCGAACCCGCAACATGGCCTATCCTCCGAGCCGGCAGATGTCGTTCCGCATCGGCATCACCATCGGCGACGTGGTCGAGCGCGACGGTGATCTCCTCGGCGACGGCGTCAACATCGCAGCCCGGCTCGAAGGGCTGGCCGAGGTCGGTGGCATCTGCGTCTCCCGTGCCGTGCATGAGCAGGTCGCCAACAAGCTGTCGGTGCAGTTCGCCGACATCGGCGCGCAGGAAGTGAAGAACATCCCGACGCCGGTGCACGCCTATATGGTGGCGATGCGGCGCGAGGACGGGACTTATGCGACGCCGCAGCTGAAGAAGGCCGCCAAGGCGGAGCCCGCGCCGAACTGGATGTGGCCGCTGGTGGTCGGCGTGGTCTCCGTCGTCGCCATCGGCGTCGGCGGCTTCCTCTATTTCACCAAGCTCGAGACCACGCAGCTGTCGTCGACTGCGGCTGCGCCTTCGTCGAGCCCGGTCACAGCGCCCGCGCCGAGCCCGACCCCGACGATCGCGACAAAGGCGCCGGAGCCCTCGCCGACGCCGACGCAGATTGCCGCGGCGGGCGCGACGCCGAGCTTGTCGCCGCCGGCTGCATCAGGCGGCAAGATCGCCGTGGACGCGGTGCCGTTCATCGGCGAGCGCCAGCGTGCCTATCTCAGCAACGAATATGCCGCCGGCGGCGATTACAAGGCCTTCGCCCTGAACATCGGCGGCTTCAATGGCTCCGCGCTCAATCAGCCGAACGAGGAGGCCGCGCGCAATGCGGCGCTCGACCAGTGCCAGAAGCGCGCGGACGCCGCGCAATCGCCGCGGCGCTGCGAGCTCTATGCGGTCGGCAACAAGGTCGTGTACAGCCACGGCAGTCCGCCGATGCCGCAGCAGCCCTGGGTGCGGCACGACGCCATGACCGAGCGCCCGTTCGTGTCGAAAGACTTTCCGATGCTGCGCGATCAGGCCAGAACTCGCGTCGAGAACATCTACGCGCCGGCGGCAAAATCGCGTTCGGTCGCGCTCGGGCCGAACGGACAATATTTCATGGTGCTGGGCGCGGCCTCGGTCGACGAAACGACGCGGCGCTCGCTGGAGTCCTGCGGCGCGATCGCCAACACGGCCTGCATGATCGTGGCGGTCGACGACAATTTCGTCGTGCCGATCCCGACCTTGCTCAAGCCCAACGGCTTCTTCCACGCCGCGACCAATTCCTCGATCGTGGCCGATGCGCGCGACGACGTCGCGCGCAAGCTCGGCGACGGCATGGGCTGGAACGCGGTCGCCGTCGGCACCGCGGGCCGTCCCGGCCTCGGCCTGAAGGCCGCGGACGAGCAAACCGCCGTCAACGGCGCGCTGGCCGATTGCGTCAAACACGACAGCGACTGCCACGTGATCGCGATCGGCCCGTTCACGGTCGGGCCGACGAACTAG